The Xiphophorus hellerii strain 12219 chromosome 22, Xiphophorus_hellerii-4.1, whole genome shotgun sequence genome has a window encoding:
- the mrpl57 gene encoding large ribosomal subunit protein mL63 — MFLTLMLLRKGIPGKQWIGKHRRPRQITWQMKSKMVEHLEREAETEYWLSRPYLTKEQEVRHAAERRAQTWLQIKEPNFANFPEHKRITDHLSHLRITKTWSS, encoded by the coding sequence ATGTTCCTCACCCTCATGCTGCTGCGCAAAGGCATTCCCGGGAAGCAGTGGATCGGGAAGCATCGGCGCCCGCGGCAGATCACGTGGCAGATGAAAAGCAAGATGGTGGAGCACCTGGAGCGCGAGGCAGAGACCGAGTACTGGCTCAGCCGGCCGTACCTGACGAAGGAGCAGGAGGTCCGCCACGCCGCCGAGCGCAGGGCCCAAACCTGGCTGCAGATCAAGGAGCCCAACTTCGCCAACTTTCCCGAACACAAACGCATAACGGATCACCTGAGTCATCTGAGGATCACCAAGACGTGGTCGAGTTAA